The segment tttgtgataatatttttatattttaaataatatattttaattttttatttaaattttttatttcttttcataAAATATGCATAATAGGGACATATATATGCGTGCATGAGAGTGCACGTGAGGTGgcgcgcgtgcacgtacgtatacgcGCATACATGTCCCTATACTactactctcctcctctctttctcctcctctctttcttctctttctcctcctctctttctgctcctctctttctcctcctctctttctcctcctctctttcttctcctctcttctcctcctctctttcttctctttctcctcctctctttcttctctttctgctcctttctttcttccctttctgctcctctctttctcctcctctctttctcctcctctctttctgctcctctctttctcctcctctcctgtctttcttctctttctcctcctctctttctcctcctctctttctcctcctctctttcttctcctctcttctcctcctctctttctgctcctttctttcttccctttctgctcctctctttctgctcctctctttctcctcctctctttctgctcctctctttctcctcctctctttttgctcctctctttctcctcctctctttcttctatttctcctcctctcttctgctcctctctttcttctctttctgctcctctctttcttctctttctcctcctctctttcttctctttctgctcctttctttcttccctttctgctcctctctttctcctcctctcttctatcctctttcttctctttctcctccatctcttcctgtcctcttttctttcctttcttctcctctcttctgctcctctcttcttcctctttctcctcctctgctttcttctctttctgctcctctttctttcttcgctctcctcctctcttctgctcctctttttctcctctttctcctcctctctttctgctcctctctttctcctcctctctttcttctctttctcctcctctctttctgctcctctctttctcctcctctctttgtcctcctctctttcttcttctctcttctcctcctctctttctgctcctttctttcttccctttctgctcctctctttctgctcctctctttctcctcctctctttctcctcctctcttctgctcctctctttcttctctttctcctcctctctttcttctcttcccccccctctttcttctctttctcctcctctctttctgctcctctctttctcctcctctctttttgctcctctctttctcctcctatcactgttcttcttctcctcctcctcttctatcctctctttcttctattttctgtcctctctttcagctctctttctcctgctctctttcttcctctttctcctcctctctttctgctcctcttttgcttctctttctcctcctcttttctcctcctctcttctgctcctcttttcttctcctcttctctttctcctcctctttcttctctttctcctcctctttctttcttctctttctcctctctcttctcctcctcttcttgctcctctctttcttctctttcctcctctcttttcttctcttccccccctctttcttcctctttctcctcctcctttgctcctctctttcctcctcctctcttctatgctctctttctctttctcctcttatctctcctctttcttctcttccctcctctcttctgctcctttctctctcttctctgctcctctgctcctctctttctcctctctctcctcctctctttcttctctttctcctcctctcttctgctctcttttcttctctttcctcctctctttctcctcctctcttctgctcctctttttcttctcttctcctcctctttcctcctctcttctatcctcttttcttctctttctcctcctctctttcactcatctctttcctcctcctctctttctcctcctctttctcctcctcttctgctcctcttttctcctcctctctttctcctcctcttctttcttcctttcctgtcctctctttctcctcctctcttctgctcctctctttatactttcttctctttcctcctcctctctttcctcctctcttctgctcctctctctttctcctcctctctttgtaacaaatctcttttctcctcctctctcttctccctcctctttcttctgctctcactcctctttctatcctctttctcctcctctctttcctatcactcctctttctcctcctctttcttctctttcttctctttctcctccttatcTTTTCTTGTACTCTGtcactctcttttctcctcctctctttctgtcctcctcctcctctcttcctcctcctttctttctatcctctctttctcctcctcctctttctatctctctttctcctcctccctctttctcctctttctctttaacAACAGCCCGctatcctcttctcctcctctcttcgctTATAACGcctttcttcttccctctcttctgtcctcctctttctcctcctcctctcttctgtcctCTTTCTTTACTCTTTCTCCATCCTCTAACCTTTCTTCTTtctgtccctcttcctcctctcttatcTCTTTCTCCATATCCTCTCTTtttgctcctctctctttcctcctcctctcttctgctcctcttatcctcctctctttcttctcttttctgctcctctttctgtctcctctctttctcctcctcttctgatcctcgtcttttctcctcctcttttctcctctttcttctttctcctcctctctttctgctcctcttttctttcctttcttctcctcctcttctatcctcctctttttcttctctttctcctcctctctttcttctctttctgctcctttctttcttccctttctgctcctctctttctcctcctctctttctgctcctctctttctcctcctctctttcttctctcacctcctctttctgctcctctttcctctcctcctctttctcctcctctctttcttctgtcctctctttcctgctcctctctttctcctcctcctctttctcttccctcctctttcttcttctttcttctcctcctctctttctgctcctctttctgctcctcctcttttcactcctctctttctcctcctctctttcttctgttctcctcctctcttctatcctcctcctctttcttctctttctcctcctctcttctctgctcctctcttatctcttagctcctcctcttccacaacctctctcctcctcttcttctttcctcctgtctctttctcctccctcttctatcctcttctttcttctctttcctcctcctctctttcttctatttctcctcctctcttgtcatctctttcttctctcctcctctttcttctctttcctcctctctttcttccctttctgtcctctctttcatctctcctctgatctttctcctccttttctttactctttcctcctcctcttttctcctcctctcttatctaacctctctttctcctcctctttcttctcttatcctgctctttctgctcctctctttctcctcctctcttttcctcctctctcttttcttctcctctctttcttctctttcctgctcctttctttcttctctttctcctctcttccttctgctcctcctctgctctctttcctcctcccatctttctcctctttcttctcttcctcctctctttcttttcctccttctcctcctctctttctgctctttctcctcctctctttctgctcctcctctttcttctcctctctctctcctcctcctctttatcatcctctcttctgctcctctctttcaactctctttctgctcctttctttcttccctttctgctcctctctttccagcctcctctctttcctcaactcctctctttcttcctctttctcctcctctcttcctgctcctctttctttcttctctttctgctcctctcttcctcctcctctctttctcctcctcctgctttcactcctctcctccctctctttcttctctttctcctcctcttttctgctcctctttctgctcctctcttcacctctcctcctctctttctcctactctgttctgctcctctctttctcctcctctcttcctctctcttctcttctctttcatcctctttctctctttctcctcctctttcttctcttataacctctcctttctttctgtcctctttctcctcctctctttctcctcctctttctatctctcttttctcctcctctcttcttcttctccatcctctctttcctccttctctttctgctcctctctttctcctcctctctttcttctcatctttcctcctcttcttctctcttctcttctctttctcctctttcttcctcctttctttctgctctcctctttctgctcctctttctgctcTCTTCATGTCTTCCTTTctgctcttctctttctcctcctctcttagcttctctttgctcctctttccttctctttcatcctctctttctccctcctctctttctccctcctctttttgctcctctcttttctcctcctctctttctgtcctctctttctccctctctcttcctgtgctcctctctttcttcctctttcttctcctcctctttcttctctttctctccttcctctttcttccctttctgctcctctttctcctccctctcttctcctcctctcttcctgcttctcttatctctttctcctctctttctcctcctctctttcctatatcctctctttctttcctctcttctcttctctcttctgctcctcatCTTGCTTCTCTTTCTCCATCCTCTTATATATCTGCACATAACATGGCTTCTCTTTCtcactcctctctttctgctcctctctttcctccctcctctctttctcctcctctcttattctgctcctctctttctctccctcctctctttcttctctttcttcctcctctctttctgctcctcttcctctctttcttctctttcttatccttcctctctttttcttatcctcttttctcctcctctcttctcctctctctcttctcttctcctcctctctttcttctctttttcaccctcctttcttccttctcttctcctcctctctttctcctcctctctttctcctcctctttctgctcctcttttctcctcctctcattttcttccctttctcctctttctcctcctctttctcctctctctcctctctcttctcctcctctctttcttctctcctcctcttctgctcctctttttcttcctctttttctcctcctctttcctcctcctctcttctcctcctcctctcttctgctcctcttttttctatcctttctttcttccctttctaTCCTCTCTTCTATCCTTCTCTttcctcatcctctctttctcctcctctctttctatcctctttttcttctctttctcctcctctctttctgtctctctttctcctcctcttctgtatctcctttcttctctttcctcctcctctctttctattttcctcctctcttctgctcctctaattttcttctctttctgctcctctcctcctttctttctcctcctctctttctgcatcctctctttcttctctttctcctctctgctcctctctttccccatcctctcttcctcttctcttctgctcctcttatcagtcctctttctcctcctctctttctcctcctctcctcctttctttctcctcctctctttcttcgctttctccttcctctttctctcctctttcgcCACCTGGCTCCTCctttcctgctcctctttctcctcctctctttcttctcctcttcctcctcctctttctgctccctctctttctgtcttctcctctttcctttctgCTCCCTCTCtttgctcctcctctttctctttttctgctctctctctttctcctcctctttctcctttctcctcagCTCTTCtatcctctttcttcttctcctttctatcctctctttctcctctctcttctgctcctcttctctctgctttcctttctgctcctctctttcttctctttctcctcctttggCTTTCTTCCCACTTTTATCACCTCTttatcctcctctctttctgtcctctctttctttcctcctctcttttttctcctcctcttctatctgctcctcttttcttctctttcctcctcctcttctgctcctctttttcttctctttctcctcctctctttcttctctttctgctcctttctttcttccctttctgctcctctctttctcctcctctcttctgctcctctctttcttctctttctcctcctctcttcctcctctcttctgctctatcttttttcttctctttctcctcctctataTATCTCTTctatcctcttttcttctctttcctcctctctttctgctcgtctctttcttctctttctcctcctcttcctcctcctctcttctatcctctttttcttctctctatcctttctttcttccctttctgctcctctctttctgctcctctcttctatcctctcttttatttctctttctcctcctcctctttcctcctcctcctcttcctgctcctctttttcttctttctcctcctctctttatatcatctctctttctcctcctctttttctcctcctctttcttctttctcctcctcttttcttatcctctctttcctcctcctctctttcttcctctcttctcctcctcttttcttataacaacctctttctcctcctctctttcttctctttctgtcaGCCTGCTGCTTCCCTTTcctgtcctctcttctcctcctcttttcttatCCTCTTTCTCatcatctctttctttcttcctcatcctctcttgtcctctcttatatcctctttctccctcctctttcttcttctctcttctcctcctctctttctgtctctctttcctcctcctctcttctgctcctctctttcttctctttctcctcctctctttcttctctttccccccctctttcttctctttctcctcctctctttctgctcctctctttctcctcctctctttttgctcctctctttctcctcctctctttcttctatttctcctcctctcttcctgctcCCTCTCTTTGCTCTtttgctcctcctctcttatttctttcttaactcctttctttatttcctgctgctcctctcctcctcctcctctctttagaatcctctctgcttctctttctcctcctctctttctccctcctctcttctatcctcttttctttcctttcttcctcctctcttctatcctctctttcttctctttctccctcctctctttcttctctttcttatcCTTTCTTCCTTTCGCTCCTCTCTTTATGGTATACTGCCTCctatctttctcctcctcttttatcctctctttctcctcctctcttcttctcttgtctCAGCATAACCTcttttctcccctcctctctttcttctctttcttatcctttctttcttcctttctgtcctctctttcctcctctcttctgtcctctgttactctttctcctcctctcttctgtcctCACTGGCGCCTTCTTTGCTCATCTCTTctgtcctcttcttctctttcctcctcctcctctttcttctctttctgtccttttctttcttccttttctgtcctctctttctcctcctctttctcctctctttctcctcctctctttcttctgctttctctcctcctctctttcctcctcctctcttttgtcctcctctctttcttcttcctctttcctcctctctttctgctccttttctttcttccctttctgctcctctttcctgctccctctctatcctctctttctcctcctctcttcctgtcctctctttcttctctttctcctcctctcttctatccctctttcctcctctttttttgtcctcctcttttctcctcctctcttaactttcttttctcctcctctcttatcctctctttctttacTCTTTcttatcctcctcttcttctctttccctcctctctttcttctctcctctcttagcCTCTTTTtttgtcctctttcctcctcctcctctttctcctcctttctttttatCCTCTCTTATCatcctctctttctgtttcatcctcctcttcactatcctctcttttctttatctttcttatcatcttctcttttctcctcctctctttcttctctttctcttcctttcttcttcctttctgctcctctcttctcctcctcttatcctctttcttctctttctccctcctctttctcctcctcctcttctgctcctcttttctttcctttcttcctcctctttacatctctctttcttctcttgctcctctctttcttctctttctgctcctctcttttcttccctttctatcctctctttctcctcctctttcctgctcctctcttttctcctcctctctttcttctctttctcctcctctctttctgctcctctttctcctctctttcatcctcctctctttcttcttctctcttctcctcctctttcttatcctttctttcttcctttctgctcctctctttatctcttctcctccctctctttctcctcctctcttctgctcctctctttcttcttttctccctcctctttcggcctctttcccccctctttatctttctcctcctctctttcctgctcctctctttctcctcctctcttttttgtctctcttttctcctcctctcttcttctgtttctatcACTCTTTCTatcactttcttttcttcctttctgctcctctctttctgtctctttcctctctcttatatctcttctgtcctcttcttctctttctcctcctctcttattcctctttcccctctttcttctctcttatcctcctctctttcttatcctctctttctcctcctctcttttgctcctctctttcctcctcctctttcttctgttctcctcctctcttctgctcctctccttttcttctctttctatcctctctttctttactctttctcctcctctctttcttctctttcctgctcctttctttcttcctttctgtcctctctttctcctcctctcttctggtcctcctctttcgcctctttcctcctctctttctcctcctcttctatccctcttttctttcctttcttcctgcTCTCTTCTGTCACTCtcgcctcttctcctcctctctttcttcctctttctatcctttctttcttcctttctgtcctcttctgtcctctctttctcatctttctttctcatctatctctttcttctcttctcctcctcctcgctgtcaTATAGCATATCATCTCTCTTTTGTCATCATAACttatttcttctctctttgctcCTCCTCAACCGCATCGGCTCAGCGCCAG is part of the Pseudoliparis swirei isolate HS2019 ecotype Mariana Trench chromosome 12, NWPU_hadal_v1, whole genome shotgun sequence genome and harbors:
- the LOC130202359 gene encoding merozoite surface protein 9-like, yielding KKIRGAEERRKIEREEEEKEEEEKERSRKERTEEREE